A genomic region of Streptomyces rimosus contains the following coding sequences:
- the pcaDC gene encoding bifunctional 3-oxoadipate enol-lactonase/4-carboxymuconolactone decarboxylase PcaDC, which translates to MTGTTAHPLPHHREDGPADAPPLILGPSLGTSLAVWEPQMAALARQFRVVRWDLPGHGGTPYDVLLGRTDGTAGTDGTARADGTARADGTAPTEGTAHTVADLAALVLALADSLGIDRFAYAGISLGGAVGAWLAVHHPERIASLALVCSSARFGEPEGWHERAALVREQGMAAIAETTPGRWFTPAFVGTPEARDLLDGLRTVAPEGYAACCDALATYDLRGDLGRIGAPTLVVAGRDDPATPPAHARELADGIPGASLTELAGAAHLANAERPAQVLAALLGHLTAYPADGGATDDRTRHAAGTTVRRAVLGDAHVDRATARTTAFTAVFQDFITRYAWGEIWTRPGLSRHTRSCVTITALVARGHHEELELHLRAALRNGLTAEDIQEVLLQSAVYCGVPAANSAFVLADRVIAEHREGK; encoded by the coding sequence ATGACCGGCACCACCGCCCACCCGCTCCCGCACCACCGCGAAGACGGCCCCGCCGACGCGCCTCCGCTCATCCTGGGCCCGTCCCTGGGGACGTCGCTCGCGGTGTGGGAGCCCCAAATGGCGGCACTGGCGCGACAGTTCCGCGTCGTCCGCTGGGACCTTCCCGGGCACGGCGGGACTCCGTACGACGTACTTCTGGGCCGTACGGACGGAACTGCCGGTACGGACGGAACTGCCCGTGCGGACGGAACTGCCCGTGCGGACGGGACTGCCCCCACGGAAGGCACCGCCCACACCGTCGCCGACCTGGCCGCACTCGTCCTCGCCCTCGCCGACTCCCTCGGCATCGACCGGTTCGCGTACGCCGGGATCTCCCTGGGCGGCGCGGTCGGCGCCTGGCTCGCGGTCCACCACCCCGAGCGGATCGCGTCCCTCGCGCTGGTCTGCTCCTCGGCCCGCTTCGGCGAACCGGAAGGGTGGCACGAACGGGCCGCGCTCGTACGGGAGCAGGGCATGGCGGCGATCGCCGAGACCACTCCCGGCCGCTGGTTCACCCCGGCGTTCGTCGGTACGCCGGAGGCGCGCGACCTTCTGGACGGGCTGCGGACCGTGGCGCCCGAGGGGTACGCGGCGTGCTGTGACGCGCTCGCCACCTACGATCTGCGCGGTGACCTGGGCCGGATCGGCGCGCCCACGCTCGTCGTCGCCGGTCGCGACGACCCCGCGACCCCGCCCGCGCACGCCCGTGAACTCGCCGACGGCATCCCGGGCGCGAGCCTCACCGAACTGGCCGGTGCCGCCCACCTGGCCAACGCCGAACGGCCCGCGCAGGTGCTCGCCGCGCTCCTCGGCCATCTCACGGCGTACCCGGCGGACGGCGGCGCCACCGACGACCGCACGCGGCATGCCGCCGGTACCACCGTCCGCCGCGCCGTCCTCGGTGACGCCCACGTCGACCGCGCGACCGCCCGCACCACCGCCTTCACCGCCGTCTTCCAGGACTTCATCACCCGCTACGCCTGGGGCGAGATCTGGACCCGGCCCGGACTGTCCCGGCACACCCGCAGTTGCGTCACCATCACCGCGCTGGTCGCGCGCGGGCACCACGAAGAGCTGGAGCTGCACCTGCGCGCCGCCCTGCGCAACGGCCTGACCGCCGAGGACATCCAGGAAGTCCTGCTCCAGTCGGCCGTCTACTGCGGCGTGCCCGCCGCGAACTCCGCGTTCGTGCTGGCAGACCGTGTCATCGCCGAACACCGGGAAGGAAAGTGA